From Zingiber officinale cultivar Zhangliang chromosome 5B, Zo_v1.1, whole genome shotgun sequence, the proteins below share one genomic window:
- the LOC121986798 gene encoding uncharacterized protein LOC121986798, which produces MEVYLKTDFNQWFNITRGYKALVDNAGIPMNPKQWNPKMKKKAQIDFKTLNTLQCRLTKEELNRVSPHENTKELWDKLIKLHEGTSDTKEEETASQLHARIKNILNRLHNIGHQTEIRNLIRYALNAFPQNAMWVFIVDAYKILKNLS; this is translated from the exons atggaggtttATCTGAAGACCGACTTCAACCAATGGTTCAACATCACTAGAGGCTACAAGGCTCTGGTCGATAATGCTGGAATTCCAATGAACCCAAAACAGTGGAatccgaagatgaagaagaaagcccaaatAGATTTCAAGACTCTCAACACTCTCCAGTGCAGGCTAACGAAAGAAGAACTAAACCGCGTCAGCCCACATGAAAATACGaaggaactatgggacaagctcatcaaaTTACACGAGGGAACCAGCGATACGAAA GAAGAAGAAACTGcgagtcaactccacgcgaggataaagAACATCCTCAACAGACTTCACAACATCGGCCACCAAACAGAGATCCGCAAtctgataaggtatgcccttaacgcgTTTCCTCAAAATGCAATGTGGGTATTCATCGTGGATGCTtacaagattttgaagaatcttTCCTAA